A portion of the Mus pahari chromosome 17, PAHARI_EIJ_v1.1, whole genome shotgun sequence genome contains these proteins:
- the Dnal4 gene encoding dynein light chain 4, axonemal has protein sequence MGETEGKKEEADYKRLQTFPLVRHSDMPEEMRVETMELCVTACEKFSNNNESAAKMIKETMDKKFGSSWHVVIGEGFGFEITHEVKNLLYLYFGGTLAVCVWKCS, from the exons ATgggagagactgaagggaagaaagaggaggctgACTATAAACGGCTGCAGACCTTCCCTCTGGTCAGG CACTCGGACATGCCAGAGGAGATGCGCGTGGAGACCATGGAGCTGTGTGTCACAGCCTGTGAGAAATTCTCCAACAACAATGAG agTGCTGCAAAGATGATCAAGGAGACAATGGACAAGAAGTTCGGCTCCTCTTGGCATGTGGTGATCGGCGAGGGGTTTGGGTTTGAGATCACCCACGAGGTGAAGAACCTCCTGTACCTGTACTTCGGGGGGACCCTGGCcgtgtgtgtgtggaagtgctCCTGA